Proteins co-encoded in one Cytobacillus sp. NJ13 genomic window:
- a CDS encoding RNA methyltransferase has product MKHIQSAKNPKIKEWKKLLTKKERDKTETFLVEGFHLVEEALKANQIAEIIISENKNMPPGWDYGDIPLTMVTDEIIGQLADTETPQGIFAVCSQEPSTEEVKGKRFLLIDAVQDPGNLGTMIRTADAAGIDAVIVGEGSVDAYNPKVLRSAQGSHFHLPVLRGKLSDWIGRLTERKVPVYGTALENAQEYTKYESSDSFALLVGNEGNGVNKELLANTEANLYIPIFGKSESLNVAVAAGILLYHLRK; this is encoded by the coding sequence AATCCAAAAATTAAAGAATGGAAAAAACTTTTGACCAAAAAAGAGCGCGACAAAACAGAAACCTTTTTGGTTGAAGGCTTTCATTTAGTGGAAGAAGCACTCAAAGCCAATCAAATAGCTGAAATTATCATTAGTGAAAATAAAAACATGCCTCCTGGATGGGATTATGGCGACATCCCTTTAACAATGGTTACAGATGAAATCATCGGGCAGCTGGCGGATACGGAAACGCCGCAGGGAATCTTTGCTGTCTGCAGTCAGGAACCCTCCACTGAGGAAGTAAAAGGAAAACGGTTTTTATTAATAGATGCCGTCCAGGATCCCGGAAATCTGGGTACGATGATAAGGACGGCTGATGCTGCTGGTATTGATGCCGTTATTGTGGGTGAAGGCAGCGTTGACGCATATAACCCAAAGGTGCTTCGCTCTGCACAGGGCAGTCACTTCCATTTGCCGGTTTTAAGAGGGAAGTTGTCTGACTGGATCGGCAGACTGACAGAAAGGAAAGTCCCTGTCTATGGAACCGCTTTGGAAAATGCCCAGGAATACACGAAGTATGAGTCCTCTGATTCCTTCGCACTGCTCGTTGGAAATGAAGGAAATGGTGTTAATAAAGAGCTCCTGGCTAATACAGAAGCAAACCTTTATATACCGATATTCGGGAAAAGCGAATCACTTAATGTGGCGGTGGCTGCCGGAATTCTGCTTTATCACTTAAGAAAATAG
- the pheS gene encoding phenylalanine--tRNA ligase subunit alpha: MQERLKELQTEALEKISTAADLKELNDIRVSYLGKKGPITEVLKGMGKLSAEERPKMGALANEVRDSIAAGIEEKQKHLEEAAVLEKLSAEKIDVTLPGRPVKSGNHHPLTRIIEEIEDLFIGMGYTVAEGPEVEKDYYNFEALNLPKGHPARDMQDSFYITEEILLRTHTSPVQARTMEKHEGKGPVKIICPGKVYRRDNDDATHSHQFMQIEGLVIDENIRMTDLKGTLEVFAKKMFGEDREIRLRPSFFPFTEPSVEMDISCKICGGKGCSVCKGTGWIEILGAGMVHPNVLEMAGFDSKKYTGFAFGMGPERIAMLKYGVDDIRHFYTNDVRFLKQFSIHE, translated from the coding sequence ATGCAAGAGCGTTTAAAGGAACTGCAAACTGAAGCGTTGGAAAAAATCAGCACTGCTGCTGATTTAAAAGAATTAAATGACATCCGTGTATCTTACCTGGGCAAAAAGGGCCCAATAACAGAAGTTCTTAAAGGAATGGGGAAACTGTCTGCGGAAGAGCGCCCTAAAATGGGAGCACTGGCTAATGAAGTGAGAGACAGTATTGCTGCGGGAATTGAAGAAAAGCAGAAGCATCTTGAGGAAGCGGCAGTACTGGAAAAGCTGTCTGCTGAAAAGATAGATGTTACTCTTCCTGGACGTCCTGTCAAATCAGGAAACCATCATCCGCTGACACGCATTATCGAAGAAATTGAAGATTTGTTCATTGGAATGGGCTATACAGTGGCTGAGGGTCCTGAAGTTGAAAAGGACTACTATAATTTTGAAGCCTTGAATCTTCCTAAAGGCCACCCTGCCCGCGATATGCAGGATTCCTTCTATATTACAGAAGAGATACTTCTGCGCACCCATACTTCACCGGTACAGGCTAGAACAATGGAGAAGCATGAAGGCAAAGGGCCGGTTAAAATCATCTGTCCAGGTAAAGTGTATCGCCGTGATAATGATGACGCAACACACTCTCACCAGTTCATGCAAATAGAAGGACTTGTTATAGATGAAAACATCCGAATGACCGATTTGAAAGGAACATTGGAAGTGTTTGCGAAGAAAATGTTCGGAGAAGACAGGGAAATCCGTCTTCGCCCAAGTTTCTTCCCTTTTACAGAGCCATCTGTTGAAATGGATATTTCCTGTAAAATCTGCGGCGGAAAAGGCTGCAGCGTATGTAAAGGCACTGGCTGGATTGAAATTCTTGGCGCCGGAATGGTTCATCCTAATGTTCTCGAGATGGCTGGCTTCGACTCTAAGAAATACACAGGCTTTGCATTCGGAATGGGACCTGAGCGAATTGCCATGCTGAAATATGGTGTGGATGATATTCGCCACTTCTATACAAATGATGTTCGTTTCTTGAAGCAATTTTCAATTCATGAGTAA